In Flavivirga abyssicola, the following are encoded in one genomic region:
- a CDS encoding outer membrane protein transport protein encodes MIKKLVLVFIAAFAIHSYGQEGTASPYSFYGIGSLKFKGTVENRSMGGLSIYNDSIHINLRNPASYAGKNMAAFNNESRPVKFTVGGSHSSINLKSDTESDNTSSSTFDYLAMSIPMGKFGFGFGLLPYTSVGYKLESVNGNGDTENKFRGEGGLNKVFLGLGYQIIDGLSIGIDAQYNFGNIQNSTVEFLYDNDGALLEFQTRENNRSDLSGLNFNLGLSYKKMITEDLELSSGITYTPESNLVSKNTRSFSTIRTNVVTGQEFEFSRIDTDLEALGLLETDLILPSRFSIGAGVGKPRKWFVGAEYATQKTSNFSNELYTSASTPTTYEDASTFSLGGFYIPKYNSYTSYLKRIVYRAGVRYEKTGLNINNESINEFGISFGVGLPVGNFLSNANLGFEIGKRGTTNNTLIQEDFVNFRISLSLNDRWFQKRKYD; translated from the coding sequence ATGATAAAAAAACTTGTATTAGTTTTTATTGCAGCTTTTGCAATTCACAGTTACGGCCAAGAAGGAACTGCTTCGCCTTATTCTTTTTATGGTATTGGAAGTCTTAAGTTTAAAGGCACTGTAGAAAATAGGAGTATGGGTGGATTAAGTATTTATAATGATAGTATTCATATTAATTTACGAAACCCGGCTTCTTATGCTGGAAAAAATATGGCAGCTTTTAATAATGAAAGTCGACCAGTAAAGTTTACGGTTGGAGGGAGTCATTCAAGTATCAATTTAAAAAGTGATACCGAATCAGATAACACATCGTCATCTACTTTTGATTATTTAGCTATGTCCATACCAATGGGGAAATTTGGTTTTGGTTTTGGATTATTGCCATATACATCGGTTGGGTATAAATTAGAATCTGTGAACGGTAATGGTGATACTGAAAATAAGTTTAGGGGAGAAGGAGGACTTAATAAAGTTTTTCTTGGATTAGGATATCAAATAATAGATGGACTGAGCATTGGTATTGATGCCCAATATAACTTTGGAAACATTCAAAATAGTACTGTTGAATTTTTGTATGATAATGATGGAGCATTGCTTGAATTTCAGACACGTGAAAATAATAGATCAGATTTAAGTGGTTTAAATTTTAATTTGGGACTGTCATATAAAAAAATGATAACAGAAGATTTAGAGCTTTCTTCGGGAATAACGTATACACCGGAAAGTAATTTAGTGTCTAAAAATACAAGATCATTTTCTACTATAAGAACAAATGTTGTTACGGGTCAGGAATTTGAATTTAGTAGAATAGATACTGATTTAGAAGCTCTAGGTTTGTTAGAAACAGATTTAATACTACCATCAAGATTTTCAATAGGAGCTGGGGTTGGTAAACCAAGAAAATGGTTTGTTGGAGCAGAGTATGCCACCCAGAAAACAAGTAATTTTTCAAACGAATTATACACTAGTGCTAGCACACCTACTACATACGAAGATGCTTCAACATTTTCTTTAGGAGGGTTTTATATTCCAAAATATAATTCTTATACTAGCTATTTAAAACGTATAGTTTATAGGGCAGGGGTGCGTTACGAAAAAACGGGATTAAATATAAATAACGAATCAATAAATGAGTTTGGCATATCTTTTGGAGTAGGATTACCAGTTGGTAACTTTTTATCTAACGCAAATTTAGGTTTTGAGATTGGTAAACGAGGAACAACTAATAATACTTTGATTCAAGAGGATTTTGTTAATTTTCGAATAAGTTTATCTTTGAACGATAGATGGTTTCAGAAAAGGAAGTATGATTAA
- a CDS encoding type III pantothenate kinase: protein MNLVIDVGNSLVKLAVFEEGILIHKEVVELRLVLEGINTLKEAYSGIKKAIISSVGRLNKETIKEISSYFDVMILDSNLKLPFKNLYKTPRTLGVDRMALVCASVEQFSNNNVLIIDAGTCVTYDFITANNEYLGGAISPGLRMRYKSLNNLTANLPLLESETPKSIIGDSTNSSIHSGVVYGILKEIDGNIEEYNRKYSDLTVILTGGDANFLSKQLKSSIFANSNFLLEGLNYILQFNSNE, encoded by the coding sequence ATGAATTTAGTAATAGATGTAGGGAACTCTCTCGTAAAACTAGCTGTTTTTGAGGAAGGAATACTAATACATAAAGAGGTCGTAGAACTAAGACTTGTTTTAGAAGGTATTAATACTTTAAAGGAAGCATATTCAGGAATAAAAAAAGCAATCATTTCTTCGGTAGGAAGGTTGAATAAGGAAACTATTAAGGAGATTAGTAGCTATTTTGATGTTATGATTTTAGACTCAAATCTAAAGTTGCCATTTAAAAACCTCTATAAAACACCAAGGACATTAGGCGTAGATAGAATGGCATTAGTTTGTGCTTCTGTTGAACAGTTTTCAAATAATAATGTCCTTATTATAGATGCAGGGACTTGTGTGACTTATGATTTTATAACAGCAAATAATGAGTATCTAGGAGGCGCTATTTCTCCAGGGCTTCGTATGCGGTATAAATCGTTAAATAATTTAACTGCAAATTTACCGTTGTTAGAATCAGAAACCCCGAAGAGTATTATTGGAGACTCGACAAATAGCTCTATACATTCTGGGGTGGTATATGGTATTTTAAAAGAAATAGACGGTAATATTGAAGAATATAATCGAAAATACTCAGATTTAACAGTAATTTTAACAGGAGGCGACGCTAATTTTTTGTCAAAACAATTAAAAAGTAGCATATTTGCCAATTCTAATTTTCTTTTAGAGGGATTGAACTATATTTTACAATTTAACTCAAACGAATGA
- a CDS encoding helix-turn-helix domain-containing protein codes for MQKNRLTYHLKGLIDEFKAQITEEVATSVVKSLSESSQLNADRSQEDCYLTTAEAASLFKICKSQIVKLRKKHKDFPVIKIGTAVRFKRSELEVFFKKSKIK; via the coding sequence ATGCAAAAAAACAGATTGACATATCATCTAAAAGGACTTATAGATGAGTTTAAAGCTCAAATTACAGAAGAGGTTGCAACGTCTGTAGTTAAATCTTTAAGCGAGTCTTCACAGTTGAATGCCGATCGATCGCAAGAAGATTGTTATCTGACTACTGCCGAAGCAGCTTCCTTATTTAAAATTTGCAAATCCCAAATTGTGAAACTGAGAAAGAAACACAAAGATTTCCCAGTAATAAAAATCGGAACCGCGGTTCGGTTTAAACGCTCGGAACTGGAAGTGTTTTTTAAAAAATCAAAAATTAAATAA
- a CDS encoding primase-helicase family protein translates to MNKNLDAEAFVQQYILGQRKFWHNDKGKTVIKFYQLLIFFIMQLHVCKVRILGNTYLAIKKNNIVDLIDKETVAQKFINHIEEEFPNEYGIINKVAILDAVVEKSDRYYNKYVFNHLPIHDITIKHDTETTCYLNYLNGVLEIDKDNATLIDFQDFKHAILKNRIIRRKWNRSKRKLKGDFVKFVWNLAGHSPYRFKVLCSTIGYGIHNYKDPATPKMVILIDQVIAELNSNNGGSGKSLLIKGLGRVRNLVELSGKRLKTTSRFSMQRVDAFTDILLVNDASKYENIDDWYNILADGATVERKYEKEQILSAKDSPKVVMTSNHMVQRSEGNSSERRIHEIEVSDYYGKDRNPQDEFGRNLYDDFNSDDWEQFDNFIVFCVQYYLQFGLLAPAKINILKRKLLSEVGIELVEFMDDKLEQGITKFHKKDTYDEFVKGGFIAKKYIPQRNSFTRKLKKYFEYKQLNYTEVPSDTKRYFEVLTEEKLEEHTVQTLSDKQVDYKLVDTPNKLKRVDNKLKNNLK, encoded by the coding sequence ATGAATAAAAATTTAGACGCTGAAGCTTTTGTTCAGCAATACATATTAGGCCAAAGAAAATTTTGGCACAACGACAAGGGTAAGACTGTTATTAAGTTTTACCAACTTCTGATTTTCTTTATAATGCAACTACATGTTTGCAAGGTGAGGATTCTTGGAAACACATACCTAGCAATTAAGAAAAATAATATTGTTGATTTAATTGATAAGGAAACTGTTGCTCAGAAATTTATAAACCATATTGAGGAAGAATTCCCAAACGAATATGGAATAATAAACAAAGTAGCGATTCTTGATGCAGTAGTCGAAAAATCCGATAGATATTATAATAAGTATGTGTTTAATCACTTACCTATCCATGATATCACAATTAAACATGATACTGAAACGACATGTTATCTCAATTATCTCAACGGTGTTTTAGAAATTGACAAGGACAATGCTACTTTAATAGACTTCCAAGATTTCAAACATGCCATTCTTAAGAATAGGATAATAAGAAGAAAATGGAATCGTAGTAAAAGAAAACTTAAAGGTGACTTTGTAAAATTTGTATGGAATCTTGCTGGTCACTCACCTTACAGATTTAAAGTGTTGTGTAGCACAATCGGCTACGGTATCCACAATTACAAAGACCCCGCAACTCCTAAAATGGTAATCCTGATTGATCAGGTAATTGCGGAGTTAAATTCAAATAATGGAGGATCTGGCAAATCTTTGTTGATCAAAGGATTAGGCCGTGTCCGCAATTTAGTTGAATTAAGTGGTAAACGACTGAAAACCACTAGTCGCTTCTCGATGCAACGCGTTGATGCGTTTACAGACATCTTATTAGTCAATGATGCCAGCAAATACGAAAATATTGATGATTGGTATAATATTCTTGCTGATGGCGCAACAGTAGAACGTAAATATGAGAAGGAACAAATTTTATCTGCTAAAGATTCTCCTAAAGTTGTTATGACCTCTAATCATATGGTACAACGTTCCGAAGGAAATTCATCAGAAAGGCGCATCCATGAAATTGAAGTATCTGATTATTATGGAAAAGATCGTAATCCACAGGATGAATTTGGCAGAAACTTATACGACGATTTTAATAGTGACGATTGGGAACAGTTTGACAATTTCATTGTGTTCTGTGTTCAGTACTACCTACAGTTTGGGCTACTCGCCCCAGCAAAGATAAACATCCTTAAACGCAAACTGTTGTCTGAAGTGGGTATTGAACTCGTTGAATTCATGGACGATAAACTGGAACAGGGTATTACCAAATTCCACAAAAAAGACACATATGACGAGTTTGTTAAAGGCGGTTTCATTGCGAAGAAATATATTCCCCAGCGTAATTCTTTCACCAGAAAACTTAAGAAATACTTTGAATACAAGCAGTTGAACTATACTGAAGTTCCTTCAGACACTAAGAGATATTTTGAGGTTTTAACCGAGGAAAAACTGGAAGAACACACCGTTCAAACCCTTAGTGATAAACAGGTGGATTACAAACTTGTTGATACACCCAACAAATTAAAAAGAGTAGATAATAAACTTAAAAACAATTTAAAATGA
- a CDS encoding DNA polymerase — MRKLVYDLETTSLNVHKAIILGIAICFGVGVAVYIAFPNDSKKVEQILSELKPFFEDETIEKVGHNLKYDNQVLKRYGINVKGRLHDTMVMSYVTAPNRESHGLKHLSKVLLNYQQIEFDDIAVGKTKKSKTLEGIDPNIVKNYACEDVDQTLQVFNNLLPQIKDNSLSKVYDLDCDLVPTITDMEFTGVKIDSDKLSVIESEIDTELSIIKASIDQIVGGEINLNSQPQLNKLLFDKFNLEPIGDKGISGYWSVSASVLKRLLPQHSIIKPILDYKGLIKVKTTFIKALKKVNPVTGRLHASINQCITETGRLSCSKPNLQNIPSRTVGKRLRECFVASGDNHTLIGVDYSNIELRIMAIISQDPIMVNAYRNKEDLHTLTASKALQIDRSMVDKQLRNVGKLINFGLIYGMTAKGLQQSLYQNAGKEYSIEQCQSFINSYFELYQGVAKCREELIYKATVNGYTETLFGRKRPLQHINSNDSFKREGAKRLALNTPIQGSASDIIKMAMVNIHNRITKEGLQSKMLLQVHDELLFDVPNNELKYMETLIKYEMENAVHLPIALEVDLQTGETWADVH; from the coding sequence ATGAGAAAACTAGTATATGACCTTGAAACGACATCGTTGAATGTACACAAGGCGATTATTTTGGGAATAGCTATTTGCTTTGGTGTAGGCGTTGCCGTCTACATTGCATTCCCTAATGACAGTAAAAAGGTAGAGCAAATTCTATCGGAATTGAAACCATTTTTTGAGGATGAAACTATTGAAAAAGTAGGTCACAACCTTAAATATGACAATCAGGTTTTAAAACGCTATGGCATTAACGTAAAAGGACGTTTGCACGATACTATGGTAATGAGCTATGTTACAGCTCCCAATAGAGAAAGCCATGGATTGAAGCACTTATCTAAAGTACTTTTAAACTATCAGCAAATTGAATTTGATGATATAGCCGTTGGTAAAACCAAAAAGAGTAAAACTCTTGAAGGCATTGACCCAAACATAGTTAAGAATTATGCGTGTGAGGATGTAGACCAGACATTGCAGGTATTTAACAATTTACTTCCTCAAATTAAGGATAATAGCCTATCAAAGGTATACGACCTTGATTGTGATCTAGTACCCACCATTACTGATATGGAGTTTACAGGCGTTAAGATTGATAGTGATAAATTATCAGTAATTGAAAGTGAAATTGATACGGAGCTTTCAATTATAAAAGCTTCAATTGATCAAATTGTAGGAGGAGAAATAAACCTCAACTCTCAACCACAACTCAATAAGCTACTTTTTGATAAGTTTAACTTAGAGCCTATTGGTGATAAAGGCATAAGTGGTTATTGGTCGGTATCTGCAAGTGTTTTAAAAAGGTTACTACCACAGCACTCAATCATTAAACCTATATTGGATTATAAAGGATTGATAAAGGTTAAAACTACGTTTATCAAAGCACTTAAAAAGGTAAATCCTGTAACTGGAAGACTTCACGCTTCAATAAACCAATGCATTACCGAAACTGGAAGACTTAGTTGTAGTAAGCCAAACCTACAGAATATACCTAGTAGAACCGTTGGTAAGCGATTAAGAGAATGCTTTGTAGCCTCTGGTGATAACCATACTCTAATAGGAGTTGATTACAGTAATATCGAACTTAGGATTATGGCTATTATAAGTCAAGATCCAATTATGGTAAATGCTTACAGAAATAAAGAGGATTTACATACCCTTACAGCTTCAAAGGCTTTACAAATAGACCGAAGTATGGTCGATAAACAGCTACGTAATGTTGGTAAGCTAATCAACTTTGGACTTATCTACGGTATGACTGCTAAAGGGTTACAGCAATCGTTGTATCAAAATGCTGGCAAAGAATATTCAATTGAACAGTGTCAATCGTTTATCAATAGCTATTTCGAATTATACCAAGGGGTTGCCAAATGCCGTGAAGAACTTATATACAAAGCTACGGTAAACGGTTACACAGAAACACTGTTTGGGAGGAAAAGACCTCTTCAGCACATTAACAGTAACGATTCATTTAAACGTGAAGGTGCTAAAAGATTAGCCCTCAATACCCCAATTCAAGGTTCGGCTTCCGACATTATTAAGATGGCAATGGTTAATATCCATAACAGGATTACCAAAGAGGGATTACAATCAAAAATGTTACTTCAAGTTCACGATGAACTATTATTCGATGTGCCTAACAATGAACTCAAATATATGGAGACACTGATTAAGTACGAAATGGAAAATGCTGTACACCTTCCAATAGCCTTGGAAGTAGACTTACAAACAGGTGAAACTTGGGCAGACGTCCACTAA
- a CDS encoding site-specific integrase, whose translation MCRLRLIVKQSQSQKAKKSNETMIFGSYAHNSETVLFYTGLNVFIKYWDKKNQCIKRACPSSYKQNMYLLKFRQKLDDIICTALAEDINPTTSYVKDIYNGRKLKDIKKKSKSFWAFADEYVDNAKVRLSPATIKSYKTAMSNLKLFEKYSRTKIDFHNIDLQFYHDYMDYYIGYRSLKISGFGKVIKFLKIILNSATEQGYNENMTFKSNSFKVVTEEADNIYLNENELKRIIKLDLSDNKKLVRVRDLFYLGCYTGLRFSDYNQITKENIIGKCLHVKTKKTGKAVVIPLTDEAFTVINKYDGNLPKPMANQVMNRYLKEIGQLAKINDDFNKYHTTGKGRVKETFKKWELICTHTARRSYATNMFKRGFDSTMIMAVTGHTSEKVFLNYIKISNEENAQRMLRIMEQSKASTVNKSQKDSAQQSDPNVPSENQAA comes from the coding sequence ATGTGTAGATTAAGATTGATTGTGAAACAATCACAATCCCAGAAAGCAAAAAAGAGCAATGAGACCATGATATTTGGATCATATGCCCACAATAGTGAAACTGTACTATTTTATACTGGACTTAATGTCTTTATAAAATATTGGGACAAGAAAAATCAGTGTATTAAAAGAGCCTGTCCGAGCAGCTATAAACAGAATATGTATTTGTTAAAATTTCGTCAGAAATTGGATGACATTATATGTACTGCACTAGCCGAGGACATTAACCCTACTACTTCCTATGTAAAGGATATTTACAACGGAAGAAAACTTAAGGATATTAAGAAGAAATCTAAATCGTTTTGGGCATTTGCTGACGAATATGTTGATAATGCTAAAGTTAGATTATCTCCTGCTACGATTAAATCGTATAAAACTGCAATGTCCAATCTTAAATTGTTTGAAAAGTACTCAAGAACTAAAATTGACTTTCATAATATAGACTTGCAGTTCTATCATGACTATATGGATTACTACATAGGTTATCGCAGTCTTAAGATTAGCGGGTTTGGTAAGGTGATTAAATTCCTAAAGATTATTTTAAACAGCGCTACGGAACAGGGTTATAATGAAAATATGACATTTAAATCCAATAGTTTTAAGGTTGTAACTGAAGAAGCTGATAATATTTATCTCAACGAAAATGAACTCAAAAGAATCATTAAGTTAGACCTATCAGATAACAAGAAACTTGTTAGGGTTCGGGACCTATTCTATTTAGGTTGTTATACCGGGTTACGTTTTAGTGATTATAACCAGATTACCAAGGAAAATATCATTGGTAAGTGCCTTCATGTTAAAACTAAGAAAACTGGAAAGGCTGTCGTTATTCCTCTTACTGATGAGGCTTTCACTGTAATAAATAAGTATGATGGAAACTTGCCTAAGCCCATGGCTAATCAAGTTATGAACCGCTACCTTAAAGAAATTGGACAGTTGGCTAAAATCAATGATGATTTTAATAAGTACCATACTACTGGAAAAGGGCGAGTTAAGGAAACATTTAAAAAATGGGAGTTAATCTGTACCCATACTGCTAGAAGAAGTTATGCAACTAACATGTTTAAGCGTGGTTTTGACAGCACTATGATCATGGCAGTTACAGGGCATACCAGTGAAAAGGTCTTTCTTAACTATATCAAGATTTCCAATGAGGAAAATGCACAACGTATGTTACGCATAATGGAACAATCCAAAGCTAGTACCGTAAACAAATCTCAAAAAGATTCTGCGCAACAAAGTGACCCTAATGTCCCATCTGAAAATCAAGCAGCATGA
- a CDS encoding ASCH domain-containing protein codes for MRVLLSIKPEFAFKIFDGIKKFEFRKVIFKKPEIKTVVVYASSPVKRVIGEFEIDDIITSNPKDLWETTKLQSGITEDFFYKYFANREVAHAIKIKETKKYHESLCIKEDFNVLPPQSYVYL; via the coding sequence ATGAGAGTTTTATTGTCGATTAAGCCTGAATTTGCATTCAAAATATTTGATGGAATTAAAAAATTTGAATTTAGAAAAGTAATCTTTAAAAAGCCTGAAATAAAAACTGTTGTTGTTTATGCCTCTTCGCCAGTAAAAAGAGTTATAGGAGAATTTGAAATAGATGATATCATTACCTCTAACCCTAAGGATTTATGGGAAACTACAAAGCTACAATCTGGTATAACAGAAGATTTTTTTTATAAATACTTTGCGAATAGAGAAGTTGCACATGCAATAAAGATAAAAGAAACTAAAAAATACCACGAATCTCTTTGTATTAAAGAAGACTTCAATGTCTTGCCTCCTCAATCATACGTGTATCTGTGA
- a CDS encoding PIN domain-containing protein: protein MKALLDTNIIIHREASRVVNQDVGILYRWLDRAKYTKYVHSVTITEIEKYKNQQAVETFQIKLESYEKIEIPSPIQPKVTAVSEDIDVNQNDKNDTQLLNEVFVERVDILITEDKKMHKKARELGIDGKVFTIDSFLEKTFAEHPDLVNYKVLNVQKLKFGRIDLNDNFFTSLKEDYVGFDRWFIKKFDEEAYITVNSNNGLLLSFLYLKVEDKHENYKDILPVFNSKKRLKIGTFKVINNGFRLGERFMKIIFDNALKNKVDEIYVTIFNKREGQRRLIDLFEKWGFILWGKKGNSELVYVRDFTKKVNPNKLKHSYPYISRKNDCYIVPIYPEYHTELLPDSILNTESPEEFIEDFPHRNSINKVYVSRALLPHPKRGDILVFYMTGGYYKSVISTIGFVQEVKYDFANEDEFILYCRKSSVFPEEQLRKMWNYSPKKPFVVKFLYNYSFPYRINMKELIDLRVLAGVNDAPRGFKKISKEQFTTILKATKSDESFIVD, encoded by the coding sequence ATGAAAGCTTTACTTGATACAAATATTATTATTCATAGGGAGGCCTCTAGAGTTGTAAACCAAGATGTGGGAATATTATATCGCTGGTTAGATAGAGCGAAATACACAAAATATGTGCATTCTGTGACTATTACTGAAATTGAGAAATACAAAAACCAACAGGCGGTTGAAACTTTTCAAATAAAATTAGAAAGCTATGAAAAAATAGAAATTCCTTCTCCAATACAACCCAAAGTGACAGCCGTGTCAGAGGACATTGATGTTAATCAAAATGATAAGAATGATACACAGCTTTTAAATGAAGTCTTTGTGGAAAGGGTTGATATATTAATTACCGAGGATAAAAAAATGCACAAAAAAGCTCGTGAGCTTGGAATTGATGGTAAAGTATTTACAATTGACTCATTTTTGGAAAAAACATTTGCAGAACATCCAGACTTGGTAAACTATAAGGTTCTAAACGTTCAGAAATTAAAATTTGGAAGAATTGATCTAAATGATAATTTTTTCACAAGTTTAAAAGAGGATTATGTTGGTTTTGATAGATGGTTCATTAAAAAATTTGATGAAGAAGCTTATATTACTGTTAACTCAAACAACGGCCTATTGCTTTCTTTTCTTTACTTAAAGGTCGAAGATAAACACGAAAATTATAAAGATATACTACCTGTGTTTAATTCAAAAAAAAGATTGAAAATTGGAACTTTTAAAGTCATTAATAATGGTTTTAGATTAGGGGAAAGGTTTATGAAAATAATCTTTGATAATGCACTTAAAAATAAAGTTGATGAAATATACGTTACGATTTTTAATAAAAGAGAAGGGCAAAGAAGGTTAATTGACCTTTTTGAAAAATGGGGGTTCATTTTATGGGGTAAAAAAGGAAATAGTGAATTAGTCTACGTTAGAGACTTTACCAAAAAGGTAAACCCTAATAAGTTGAAGCATTCATATCCATATATTTCAAGAAAAAATGATTGCTATATAGTGCCAATCTATCCTGAATATCACACAGAATTATTACCCGATTCTATTTTAAATACAGAGTCTCCTGAAGAATTTATAGAAGATTTTCCACATAGAAACTCAATCAATAAAGTCTATGTATCTAGAGCTTTATTACCACATCCGAAAAGAGGTGATATATTAGTGTTTTATATGACTGGAGGATACTACAAAAGTGTAATTTCGACGATTGGCTTTGTCCAAGAAGTGAAATATGATTTTGCTAATGAAGATGAATTTATACTATATTGCAGAAAAAGCAGTGTATTTCCAGAAGAACAGTTACGCAAAATGTGGAATTATTCACCGAAAAAGCCATTTGTTGTTAAGTTTCTTTATAATTATTCTTTTCCTTATAGAATAAACATGAAAGAATTAATAGATTTGCGAGTACTTGCAGGAGTTAATGATGCTCCAAGAGGATTTAAAAAAATATCGAAGGAACAATTTACCACAATTTTAAAAGCCACTAAAAGCGATGAGAGTTTTATTGTCGATTAA
- a CDS encoding HNH endonuclease, which produces MRCIFCKKDSSNSKSVEHIIPESLGNKKQILSKGIVCDSCNNYFALKIEKPVLEMPYYVSLRGRKAIETKKGKIPGIPGFMKNRNETELKVFPSESNTLKIVVEDQDVWDSIKNYDKVYVPLYDKPPKDNLNISKFVGKIAIEAFAKRVSLAEDWQNDFVENDGLDELRHFVRFGKGYTMWPYHIRRICDENQISYDKKSNKIMEKMNEYDFFIPEKPTVDGENHRLDNLYFVMAIMGIEYTINLTNAGLSRYLKWLSDNDNKSILQMKKSQFHSNLNI; this is translated from the coding sequence ATGAGGTGTATCTTCTGTAAAAAGGATAGTTCAAATTCAAAGTCAGTTGAGCACATTATACCCGAAAGTCTTGGGAATAAAAAGCAAATACTTTCAAAAGGTATCGTATGTGATTCTTGTAACAATTATTTTGCTCTTAAGATTGAAAAACCAGTCTTAGAAATGCCATATTATGTATCCCTAAGAGGGAGAAAAGCAATTGAGACTAAAAAAGGAAAAATACCTGGTATCCCAGGATTTATGAAAAATAGAAATGAAACGGAATTGAAGGTTTTTCCAAGCGAAAGCAATACCCTTAAGATTGTTGTAGAAGATCAAGACGTTTGGGATTCTATCAAAAATTATGACAAAGTCTATGTTCCACTTTATGATAAACCTCCAAAAGATAATTTAAACATATCCAAGTTCGTTGGTAAAATTGCTATAGAAGCATTCGCTAAAAGAGTGTCTTTAGCTGAAGATTGGCAAAATGATTTTGTTGAGAATGATGGTTTGGATGAACTACGTCACTTTGTTAGATTCGGAAAAGGCTATACTATGTGGCCATATCATATAAGAAGAATTTGCGATGAGAATCAAATCAGCTACGATAAGAAGTCCAATAAAATAATGGAAAAAATGAATGAATATGACTTCTTTATTCCCGAGAAACCAACTGTCGATGGAGAAAATCATCGATTAGATAATTTATATTTTGTAATGGCTATCATGGGTATTGAGTATACTATAAATTTAACTAATGCAGGACTAAGTAGATACTTGAAGTGGTTATCTGATAATGATAACAAATCAATTTTGCAGATGAAAAAATCACAATTTCACTCAAACCTTAATATATGA
- a CDS encoding ATP-binding protein has product MKNRSGIIFVGGIHGVGKSTVCKKIGNGLNIEYLSASEILKWEEINSDSKDKRVEDVDEMQDRLIMGLENIISKDKTYLLDGHFCLLNSENEAINVPLGTFKQICPLSLVLILDEIPEIKRRLEIRDKKSYQYAVLKNLQDRELSYAKHLSKVLGVTLNIGDQKDYQKIIGSLRNSLKL; this is encoded by the coding sequence ATGAAGAATCGTTCGGGAATTATTTTTGTAGGAGGCATACATGGTGTAGGCAAGAGTACCGTATGTAAAAAAATTGGTAATGGTTTAAATATTGAATATTTATCAGCAAGCGAAATTTTGAAATGGGAAGAAATAAACAGTGATTCAAAGGACAAAAGAGTAGAAGATGTAGATGAGATGCAAGATAGGCTTATAATGGGGTTAGAAAATATCATTTCAAAAGATAAAACTTATCTATTGGATGGTCATTTTTGTTTACTCAATAGTGAAAATGAGGCTATAAATGTTCCTTTAGGTACTTTTAAACAAATTTGTCCATTATCACTAGTGCTTATTTTAGATGAAATACCTGAAATAAAAAGGCGACTTGAAATAAGGGATAAAAAATCGTATCAATATGCTGTGCTGAAGAATTTGCAAGATAGAGAGTTGTCTTATGCAAAGCACTTATCAAAAGTACTAGGTGTAACTTTAAATATTGGTGATCAAAAGGATTATCAAAAGATTATAGGTTCTCTTAGAAATAGCCTTAAATTATAA